From a single Gemmatimonadales bacterium genomic region:
- a CDS encoding sugar kinase: MAHDLKIPAAGALDLVSLGALVHRLDPGVVPFRKATRCDIHVSGGEFNVAANLADCFRLNTAIVTAMVDYPIGDLIAERVRAMGVRPFYKRFAHDGVTGPNMATVYSDRGHGVRAPVVFYNRSNEAAARLGPGDFDWKAVFAGGVRWFHSGGIFASLSATTGPLILEAMQAAKAAGAVTSFDLNYRERLWSIWGGATRAAEVIGRIVEQVDVLVGNEEDLQQALGVGGPAAAAASGLDPGRFYAMIDAVTAKYPGIKAVATTLREVHSANRHAWTAVAWVAGKRCAAPTCDLDVRDRVGGGDGFASGFFYGLLAGETPEAAVKLGWAHGALVTTFPGDTTMATLEQVRAYAQGASARIQR; the protein is encoded by the coding sequence GTGGCGCATGACCTGAAGATCCCCGCGGCCGGCGCACTCGACCTCGTGAGCCTCGGCGCGCTGGTGCACCGGCTCGACCCGGGCGTCGTGCCGTTCCGCAAGGCGACCCGGTGCGACATCCACGTGAGCGGCGGCGAGTTCAACGTCGCGGCGAACCTCGCCGACTGCTTCCGCCTCAACACGGCGATCGTCACCGCGATGGTGGACTACCCGATCGGCGACCTGATCGCGGAGCGGGTGCGGGCGATGGGCGTGCGCCCGTTCTACAAGCGCTTCGCGCACGACGGGGTGACCGGCCCCAACATGGCCACCGTCTACAGCGACCGTGGGCACGGGGTGCGCGCGCCGGTCGTGTTCTACAACCGCAGCAACGAGGCCGCCGCGCGGCTCGGGCCCGGCGACTTCGACTGGAAGGCCGTCTTCGCCGGCGGGGTGCGCTGGTTCCACAGCGGCGGGATCTTCGCCTCGCTCTCGGCCACGACCGGGCCGCTGATCCTCGAGGCGATGCAGGCCGCGAAGGCCGCCGGCGCCGTCACCAGCTTCGACCTCAACTACCGCGAGCGGCTGTGGAGCATCTGGGGCGGCGCGACCCGGGCCGCCGAGGTGATCGGCCGCATCGTCGAGCAGGTGGACGTGCTGGTGGGCAACGAGGAGGACCTGCAGCAGGCCCTCGGCGTCGGGGGACCCGCGGCCGCCGCCGCCTCCGGGCTCGATCCGGGCCGCTTCTACGCGATGATCGACGCGGTGACCGCGAAGTACCCCGGCATCAAGGCGGTGGCCACGACGCTGCGCGAGGTGCACTCGGCCAACCGGCACGCGTGGACCGCGGTGGCGTGGGTGGCGGGGAAGCGCTGCGCCGCGCCGACCTGCGACCTCGACGTGCGCGACCGGGTGGGGGGCGGCGACGGTTTCGCCAGCGGCTTCTTCTACGGGTTGCTGGCGGGGGAGACGCCCGAGGCGGCGGTGAAGCTCGGCTGGGCGCACGGGGCGCTCGTGACCACCTTCCCCGGCGACACGACGATGGCGACCCTGGAGCAGGTCCGCGCCTACGCGCAGGGCGCCAGCGCGCGGATCCAGCGCTGA